A segment of the Verrucomicrobiota bacterium genome:
TCCGGCGGAACGGAAGCGGCCAACCTCGCCGTCAAAGGCGCCGCCTATGCCAGTCAACGGCGCGGCACGCATGTCGTCCTGACCGAGGTCGAACACCCGGCGGTGGTGAACTCCGTGGAATTTCTGGAAAAACAAGGTTTCACTTGCAGCCGGGTGAAAGTGGACCGGGAAGGCCGCGTGCATCCGGCGGACATTCAAGCGGCGCTGACCGATCAGACCATTTTGATCTGCTTTCAATTGGCCAATCACGACATCGGCACGATTCAGCCGATCCGCGAGATCGGGCAGATCGCCACGGAGCGCGGAATCCCCTTGTTCGTCGATGCCGTGGCGAGCGCAGGGTGGCTGACCATTGATGTGCAAGTGATGGGGATTGGTTTGCTCTCGCTGACACCGCATCGTTTTTACGGGCCGAAAGGCGTGGGCGTCCTTTATCGAAATCGCCAAACGCGGCTCGCGGGGATCATTCATGGTGGAATGCAGGAGGGCGGGCGCAGGGCGGGGACGGAGAATGTCCCCGCAATCGTAGGAGCCGGAGCCGCGGCGGAAATTGCGGCTCGTGAGATGCCTCGACGCATCGCACACACGACGGAGCTTCAAAAGCGGCTTTGGTCGGGCATTCGCACCCGGATTCCGCACGTGACGCTGAACGGACCTGAACCTGGACCACTCAGAATCAGCACGAATCTGAATGTCAGTTTCGAGTTTCTCGAAGGCGAGGCGATCCTGCTGCGGTTGGACATGCTTGGAATCGCCGTGGCCAGCGGCACGAGTTGCATGAGCAAATCCCTGAAAATCTCGCCGGTGCTGGCGGCAATTGGGCTGGAGCACAGCCTGGCGCAAGGGAGCATCATCTTCAGTCTCGGCCAAGGCAATACTACCGACGAGATCGATCAAGTTATCGAGACCTGTGCGTCGGCGGTCGCGAAGCTTCGGGAGATGTCGCCAAGGTGGGAAGAGCGCCGCCGGGGTCCTTGAGAGCGTGTTTTGAAAATGGGT
Coding sequences within it:
- a CDS encoding aminotransferase class V-fold PLP-dependent enzyme, whose amino-acid sequence is MQMRRIFLDHQSSTPVLPEVFEAMKPCFTEAFGNPSSLHQLGLQARDALAKARAQVAALINAESPDDILFTSGGTEAANLAVKGAAYASQRRGTHVVLTEVEHPAVVNSVEFLEKQGFTCSRVKVDREGRVHPADIQAALTDQTILICFQLANHDIGTIQPIREIGQIATERGIPLFVDAVASAGWLTIDVQVMGIGLLSLTPHRFYGPKGVGVLYRNRQTRLAGIIHGGMQEGGRRAGTENVPAIVGAGAAAEIAAREMPRRIAHTTELQKRLWSGIRTRIPHVTLNGPEPGPLRISTNLNVSFEFLEGEAILLRLDMLGIAVASGTSCMSKSLKISPVLAAIGLEHSLAQGSIIFSLGQGNTTDEIDQVIETCASAVAKLREMSPRWEERRRGP